The nucleotide sequence AAAGGCATTTCCATTAAAGGTCGATCGATTAAACCCGGCTACCCTTTTCATTCTGTTGGAAACGCATGTCGCTCGAGTTGCACTTAAAAATTTGCCCAATAATCGTTCCTACGATAAATTTAACCTGGGTAAACACGTGATCATTTTAATGGAATATTATAAAGAACCGTAAGGACGAAGAATAGATAAAAGGACTTTTGTGTCTTGTCTCTATTATTAAGGCAATTCTATGTTTACATGAACTTGTTGCATATTCACCTTCGGTAAATCCTAGAAAtcgtaaaagaaaattatactTCGTAACCTGGAAATAAAATCTAGTTCGTGAAAGTGGTCTGATGCGACAAATGATATTCGTAACCTTCACCTTTATTAAACGACTGTCATTATATTTGaggaaaaattgattttagttgttagtttccatattttattttattcgcaattatattgcataataacGAAgggttataaaataaataaacatcacAGGCTGCAAGTTATATTTCGTTACGGAAAATAGCGATCGAAGCGTTTGTTATATCGCTTTATGTAATCAgaagatgatgatgatgatgaagtAACCCGTGAAATTACACAATTGACATTTAGTCAATTTTAATTCCGTTCCATAACCAACACGTTATCGCGATTGCATTTGCTTCTCGCGTTCGTTCACACGTATCGAgctataaatatttacatatgtatctaCAATTAATATTGCCGGAACTTGCAACCATTAATTTTCTATCGGTGTTAATTGTACTCGATAGCAATATCTCGTGTCCGTTAATCTGTCAGTTGTTTTGCTTCgattcttttattatcaattaaaactTTATAACGCTCCGATGTTAGCGTCATCGTTGCTTATCTCGCAgattcttcttttttcctttcgaAATTCTCTTCGCGCGTGTCCTTCGATGGTGTATTTGTGGAATTTTACAATCGCTCTCGACGGAGAGAAAATGGCAAATGAGAAGTACATATGTACCTACGATATATGAATAACGTCATAATTCATTCATAAAATAAGTTACGTCATTCATACGTTAGGAAGCGCGTATTTTATTGAATCAATTCCAACGTACGTCGTATTAATTTTCGTTTTGATTCTTGAACGCAACGCttgtatattaaaaaagtaatatttaccgAAATGGCTTAAAATTTAGGAAAGCGGATTGGCAaataagtatattttattacttaaaataGCACAAGGATAGAAAATTAGTACGAACGATTTCGTTTTGATGAGACTGTTCTTACGGAAAGAAATAGTATCACGAGGACCGATGACTCACCGCGAAAGTATTTACGCTCTGCAGTTTCTTCGCTAGATCGTACATAGTACATCGTGTTCCTCGATACCGCATAAAACATGGGGGCTAATCCTTTTCTGCAATAGCATAGTTAGCGTTCTATGATCCAACCATTTATACCCTGGACTTCGGatacattcaaattttcaaactattgAACACAGCGTGTAATTGTTATCCAACAATGTTGAAAATAATGTTGATTTTTACCTGTTCGACAAATCTTTAGTAGCGGCTCTACATTCATGTACATCCGAAAACAATGTTAACCCACATTTTAATCGATAAATCACTTATCGtatgataataaattttcatcgtGTTCTATGTAATCTTGGCGGATTTAATTATTGctttcttttcttattttctttccttttagTTGCAGCAGTTACAGGATCCTTCGTCGGGGATAATTAATTAACGcgtcatttataaattattgttcAAATAATATCAATTCGATCCGAAAAGTTTGAACAAGTTtgtcaatatttttttgtttgattgcagCATCCGTGATAACGTGGTGAACGGCGTGATTCCTGCCAGTGACTGTAAAATTTGCAAGGACGAAAAGGAGGAACCGAAAGATTCTGAAGCTGCGTCTCTGCTTTGCGCGCTGAAACCGCGTAAACGCAAGGAACGTCGTGAGTCCTGTTGTCAAGAACGAAAGCTAATAAGGTACTTTCAATAAGGGGAACAAAACGAATATATAACTatagatattaaatatacacaaattaaatttattcgtaGAAGTAGCAGCGAAGAACGCGTTCTTGAAAGTCCAACAGAAACTGCGGACACGATTAGACGTGTGAGCAGTCACGAGGATTTTAATAGCGAAGAACATTTACACGTTTTGTCTCAGCTCGGACAAGAAATGGGTCACGGAGTGGTAAGTGTCGTCTATAAGATTATGCTTTTTTTTTTTACCTGGGTCTTGCGTAGAAAATACTTCACCGATGACTTTTTGCCTCCTTTCTTTACAGAGATGCGGAGGTCTTCCTCTGCACGAAAGAACAAATGTTTCGCCTGTATCGAAAAAAATTCCACCGGTTCCATCATCTTGCGAAACGGCTCTGGAAACCGAGAAATTTGAATTCGATGCTGAAAAACTTCGAACCAGCGAACGCTTCAGTCGAAGTATCACGCCAAGAGGAAGAAGACAAGCTCGAAGAAGAAGAGTACACAAGACTGCGGACGCTGAAAGTTCGAGCAaagtaaattttcttttgtttgatATTCGGAGACGATCGAGTTTAAAAGTATATGCGTGTAGTTTATATGTCGATTGCGAATCTGTTACTAGGAAAATGAAGAAGGACCTGACAACATTTACACTATTTCATCGAGTCCTAATAGCCGCAACGGTTCTCCAGCTCAAAGTTTTTTGGAAATGTTGAGCAGTGGACCTAGTCGATCACCTTCACCCGCTCGTCCACCCACTGTTGATCACGAAGATTTAAATAATCCTAGTTTAACTAATTGGTCTTTCCTACGACAAGAAAGTGTAAGCAACAATAGCATATATCAAATCTTCACTGATAACCTGGCTGCCTACAATTTCTTAAGAACAATTGTTGGACGTATTATATGTTCATTCTTGTTTTGTAGGACGAAGTTGCAGACTCTCGAGTCGAAGCTATGCTCTCTCCAAGAAATTCTCTATTGTTACCTAGAcgtttttattctgaaaatgaaATACAACCAAGTACTCCGAATATCGCGGAACTTAGCTTGAAGAACTTAACAAAACATATAAACGGTTTGAAGAAAAAGATCAAAAAATACGAAGATGAATTCGAGGAAAACTTTGGTTATCGTCCAAGTCATTCTGATAAGATGAGCAATAGGGATATAAAAAGATTGTGTACAGAGTTGAGTAAGTTGCGAAAGGAACATAAGCTGTTAAAGGAAGATCCAGTTAGCGCATTGTTAGCCAATGCAAATAACAGCAGGACGAGTAACGGTAGTCCaacgaataataataatagtcagGAAAAGTCCAGAGCTACGTCGATGGAGGAAATGGTGAAAGAAGTGGAAAAGAAACTTAGCGAGAAGAGATTAAAGTACAACAGACCAGACAACATGGAAGAACTTACTTACGAACAGTTAATGGATGAAAAAACTGCAGTTCAGAAGGCTTTGCTTCATATCGAGAATACTTTCGGCAGACCAGTTTCGAAAGAAGATAGAGCTGTTGTGCGACCTTTATACGATAGATATAGAACTTTAAAAAGATTACTTATTAGAGCTGGAGTGGTAAACATTATaataattcaaacttaatataatgatttatcatttttcttttcatatttATCACTCTCTTTTCTTTTTACAGAACAAAAATAAGGATAGTATTTCAGAATTAGCTACTATTTTGGAACACGAAGCGATGGACTTTACGTCGTCCAATTTACCTGGTAATCCGTCTGACACAGAAAGAAGGGCGAGCGAACCGGATATGTCGCATAGAGGTATTTTGGATTGTATAGATTCGGTAGACCAATTACCAACCGACAGTGATAGTCAACACAGCAGTAGCGAAGGAAGTCGCAGTAACAATGAAAGTCTTCATGCACTTCCACAGTGAGTGTTTTTAAAACATGCTGGTccatgtttttatttattattatctctTGTATTTGTAaacgtttaattaaataattgaattcaaTCGCAGAGAGGAATTATTGGTGCAACAGAAATTAACCAGAGAAGAGAAGAAACGTCTACGTCGAGCTTTAAAAGAATTAGAAGCACAATTTGAAGCTCGAGCTGGTCGCAGAATGCAAAGAGAA is from Megachile rotundata isolate GNS110a chromosome 2, iyMegRotu1, whole genome shotgun sequence and encodes:
- the LOC100877002 gene encoding protein FAM13A — encoded protein: MRRPQQEHHYHLHNNHHNNHHHHHHHHHHHHHHHHHGSSTSPTRTRQLHDKDESRLAKVKRVLAISLLGRNGGSTRVFGSRLDTIEPYLDTGVPFVVHRLCSYIEAHGFQSAAVFRLSGGSPRLAERLRAAFERRGDADLEAAACPPTAATLLRQYLKELPQSVVPSTLVARLLAIHAQSYSNDHDCWINSTKEVLSSLPPSHYRLLGYLALYLSKYEARHGRSAGVCGVFAPVILPHVPPATTLLRDILADASVLFPDCIRDNVVNGVIPASDCKICKDEKEEPKDSEAASLLCALKPRKRKERRESCCQERKLIRSSSEERVLESPTETADTIRRVSSHEDFNSEEHLHVLSQLGQEMGHGVRCGGLPLHERTNVSPVSKKIPPVPSSCETALETEKFEFDAEKLRTSERFSRSITPRGRRQARRRRVHKTADAESSSKENEEGPDNIYTISSSPNSRNGSPAQSFLEMLSSGPSRSPSPARPPTVDHEDLNNPSLTNWSFLRQESDEVADSRVEAMLSPRNSLLLPRRFYSENEIQPSTPNIAELSLKNLTKHINGLKKKIKKYEDEFEENFGYRPSHSDKMSNRDIKRLCTELSKLRKEHKLLKEDPVSALLANANNSRTSNGSPTNNNNSQEKSRATSMEEMVKEVEKKLSEKRLKYNRPDNMEELTYEQLMDEKTAVQKALLHIENTFGRPVSKEDRAVVRPLYDRYRTLKRLLIRAGVNKNKDSISELATILEHEAMDFTSSNLPGNPSDTERRASEPDMSHRGILDCIDSVDQLPTDSDSQHSSSEGSRSNNESLHALPQEELLVQQKLTREEKKRLRRALKELEAQFEARAGRRMQREDRGPQVNTVYESYKQAKAKLRLIDALVAKNA